Within the Trichoderma breve strain T069 chromosome 3, whole genome shotgun sequence genome, the region ACCAGCGCGGCCTCACAATCTGGCTCACAGGCCTCTCCGCCTCTGGCAAATCCACCGTCGCCACCGCCCTCGAGCagcacctcctccacctAGGCCTCGCCGCCTACCGCCTCGACGGCGACAACGTCCGCTTCGGCCTCAACAAGGACCTCGGCTTCTCCGAAAAGGACCGCAACGAGAACATCCGCCGCATCTCAGAGGTCGCGAAGCTCTTCGCCGACGCATCCACTATCGCCATCAcctccttcatctcgccCTACCGCGCCGACCGCGACCTCGCTCGTGAGCTGCACGCCAAGACGGAGCAGGACGGCGACGAGCCCATTCCCTTTGTCGAGGTCTTTGTCGACGTGCCCCTCGAGGTTGCCGAGCAGCGCGATCCCAAGGGTCTGTATAAGAAGGCTCGTGCCGGCGAGATCAAGGAGTTCACTGGCATCTCGGCTCCTTACGAGGAGCCTGTCAACGCTGAGATTACAATCAAGACGCATGAGAACACGGTTGAGGAGTGCGTTGCGCAAATCACAAACTGGCTTATCGCCAAGGGCTACGTCAAGAGCGAGGTCAAGAACTAGAAGCAAGTATTAAATGGAGGAAAGGAAGAGGTAAggaaaggggagaaaaaggatatAAACATCAGGGCGCAAATAAAATCGCATCACACTTGGTCTTTTTCACATTAAAAATGGTGGATTCATATAGAACAAGGTGCAACGAGAAAAGAAAGTCTTATTAAGGACACAGACAATAATGATAGAATACAGGCGTATGACGCTTTTTAGAAAAAATTATACTCTATGCCACGCTCAGGGAAATTCGGCCTCGTAGTAAACAAAAGCCGTGTACTCGTGTCCCTCGCCAGTTCCCAATCCTGCCGCAGCCATCTCTGAGCTGAGGGCGGCGTCGTCTTTGGTGACCCTGCCGTGCTTGTCTCGTCCGAATGCATTTCCgcccaagtacgagtacttggaGTCCAGCGCTGCCTTTGCCTTAGGAGCCAGCTTCGATGTTGTCTGTGCCATATGGAGTCAGTCTTGTGCACGAGGATATATACATGAACGATCTGAGATGATTGATGGGGGTGggtagatgaagaagggGTACATTCGCAAGCAGCGGGTGCAACGCAACGTACCTTGATCAGAGCTGTAGCGTAGTCCAGCGGCAATCCGTATCGTAGCACGGCCTCGACAAAGACGCGCAGGGTGAGGACATGAACCCAGATCATGACACTTTCGCTCCATCCAGTCCTTCCCATGCGCAGAGCCTCGCCGCAGACCTTGCGCTCTTCGTTGGTGACACGATCCAGCTCacgctgctcttcctcccgACCGCCCTCGACATACTTATACTGACGGGGCGTCCATTTCTGCTCTCGGCACTTGTGGACGAACTCGGCGCTGTGCTTCTTGAACGTCACAACGGCAAACAGTGTGAACTCGTCGTCATGGTCAACTTCGACGGAGGACCGGGGTACCACCATGGGCGCGAGGGTTTCGTAGCTCTTAATGAAATCCTTCTTTGCATTCGTGGGCACGGCAATGAGGTGGGTCTCGAGGTACTCGGAGTCTTGGACGAGGAGCGATGGTTTCACAATCGGGGTGAGAGATTTCGTTGCGAGAGTGCCCCTGCAGTCGAGACAGGTCAATTAGCGAAGAGCAGCTTGGTAGATGCGAGGTACTCACGTTTGTCTCCTTTGCAGAGCTGCAAGGTTCGTCTTGACGGTGTTGTACTGGTTGAATTTGGACTTGACATCATTGTCGACCGTGTTGAGCTCCTAAGCCGCGCGTAAGATGGATGAGCTTCGCTTGGCGGGTTTGGACCAAGTTTTAATAAGAGCATACCTTTTGGAGAGTGCTGATGAGCTCGGCTATAGGTTTATCGGCTCGGTATCTCATCTTGTTCCAGCTAAAGTTGCGCAGATAGTGATCGGTTGGCTCTGCCGCATGTCGTCAGTCCCCCCACCACGTACACCATACAGAAGCGCATATTTGGCTCGACTAACTGTCATTGACCATCTTGTACGAGGCCATTCGGTCTTCATCGTTGTTGAGCACGGTGCGCAAGGAATCCGCAACCTTGGCGACGACTGACTGGCACGCCGCGTCGAGCTTGGCCAGATCATCGGCTTGCTGGACCAGCAGGTCTAGAGTTCCGATCTTGAAGTCGGGGATGGCGAAAGGCAGGACGGTGCCATTGTCGGCGGTGATGGTCGCGCTCAAGGacgagatggcttcatcccGGCTTCCAGAGTCGAAGGCGCTTTGAGGCAGCGATATCAGCGCATATTTGGACGACAtggcggtggctgctggtgacGGAGATAGAAGTAGAcccgatgaggaggaagacgagaagagcaaagagaagggaCGAGCAAAAAGCAGGAGGGCAGAGAGGATAAATAGACGGAAATCTCTCTCACGCAAAGGCCCGGGTAAAGATCGCAGCTCTggctttgaagaggaagaaaaacagCGCCGAGACAAGCTTGAACGGCTGCTTGGCTACATGTATAAATTAAGATGCGGCAAGTTAGAAGCAAGTTCGCGAGCAAGTCCAGTGACAGTTCAGCTTagcccagctccagcagtgGGGGGTTGCTGTACAGGATGCTGAGCAAGACTAAAGTATCTGTTACAACGACTTGTGCACTAAAGATTACAGGGCATCAAGTACTCGATACCTAATCCAGAGCCCGGGTCCCCGTTAAACACCAACCCCTCGCCTTAACATGGAAGAAACTCGGCATTGACGTCTACCAGCCTCATACATACAGCAATATTCATCTATGCAGCATCTTCCCCTCCCGTACATGCATATGGAATCACAGCGCTACGGACGGCGCTAGTCCCATCTCAGCAGCAGGTTCAGTCGGAATATGAAGAGAAACATTGCGCCGTGCACCGCCAACTTTCTTTGTCAGGCCATGGACATGACAACCGCCTGCAACGCGCGACATCACGGCCTGTGACGGCGATACAAAGGACTGCTGACCGCCCCTCGCTGCCGGACCATGTGAGTGCCTCGAGACGCCAATTCCGGGGCCTGTTTGTTCGCTCTCCGTCCTCTTCAATCCCTCGCCTGTCCTccaagcatcgccatcgcccgGTCCCGGCATCGTCAAAACATCTAGCTTCTGAGACAAGCCTCTCTCCGCCAGCCCTCCCGAAGCTCCAATTCGCCTAGCCCGCGCGCTGGGCATGAGGCGGTCTGCAGGCGCATTATCATAGCGCCATGGCCGCAGCTCCTGGTTCGTTTCCCCGTCTCGTATCTGTGCCTCCATCTCTTGTTGTCTTTCCGCAAACCATCCCGGCCCGTGTCGCCTCTGACCTGCTCTCGGCAGCTTCTGCGACGCTCGCCATCTGCGAATCTCCTCCGCCCGGGGACTCGCCCGCAAAGGCTGAAATCGCGCTGGAGTCGTCCGCAACTCCCGGCCCCAGGTCCTCGACCCCGATCCGCACCTCTAGTCATGGTATGTAGGCGCAATTCAACGCTCCGCCAGGCCCTCGGATCTGGTGCCGTTTGGCCGGATGGATTTGCTCATTGCAGTGCCCAGATGTGACCGATGCCCCGGAGGGAGCCTCCATTCACACCACGGATGGCCGCGTCAAGAACCCTGTGCCCAGCAagctcaagggcaaggccgACAACAAGAACGGCAACTTTGGCGTCATGCACATCGACATAAATAGCGCACAAGCTGCCCTGCGgaatgctgctgcaaagCGTACGAGCGAGGAGACGGAGGCGGCTGCGAGACTGGCCAACATGCGCGGCTACCAATCCATCAAACGTAGCAAGCTGGCGTGGATTCCGCCCACCGAACCCGATCCGCGCTCTTCCGCCCCGGCCTATGGGGCTTCGCAAAATGGCTTTCTAAATCCCTCCTACCCTCTACCTGCCCGCAGTCTAGGGCCTTTACCGcatgaggccaaggccgaaCAGGCTCGGCTTCTCACCTTGTTACGCAGCTTAAATCCCGTTGTCGTGGTGGATCAGCTGTGCAAAGCCTTGGCATACTTTGGGGGGATTCCAGGCGCTCCTTCATCACACGATGCAGCTTTTCCAGAAAGCGGACACAACAATGGCCAGGGGTCCATTTTCGTCGGCTGGGTCGCCGAGATATTCCCTCCGGTCGAAGGAAATCCTTCAGCTATAGCACCACATCCGTCTCTGCAGAGCGATATAGTctctgctgccgctgccgctgtaGCTGCTACCACCTCAGACGTCCCCTCGTCAGCTCAGCCTCCAACTCTATCTCATTCGGCTACCGCTCCCGCCGCTCCACCATCCTCCAcggatgctgcagcagaacCTTCACAGCCCTCAGGAACGCAAGATGCAGCTAGCACCCCTATGAAAAGACCACGAGGGCGGCCAAAGGGGAGCAAAAGCTCCAAACCTCGAATAGACAAAGGCATCAAAAAGTCAGATATGGCACACCATTCCTCCAGCCAGGTTGACCCGCTTGGTTCGCAAAATATGCTCCATCTATCCCAAACCGAGCCAGGATCCGGCGAGCAATCTAGAAATGGACTTGCCAATCCCTCGTATCATGCCGATATGTCAACGCATCTTGACCCTGATTCCAGTATTATGAGCACTCCGGGGACGGGCAAGAAAAGAGGTCGACCTAAGGGATCTAAGAACCGACCAAAGAATACTCCCGAAGCCGGCCAAGCGGCTGCGGACGCCTCCCAGGGTCTGCTACCGACATCGACAACCTCTAATCCTGTTGCGCCCTCTCCTTTGGCACATAAGACGACGGGGAGTCTGAATAACATTTCCTCCTTTGCGAATACGATGGCGCCCAGAGCagaacagcaacagcacccCTCGCCCACGATGCAGGAGAATGCAGTAGCGCAGCACGCCGGACACATGGCTGTGCGAACCCCCCAGACGAGCCAAACAAGCGCCATCCCGGGAGTGAGTAGTTGGGCTGGATCAGGAATGCAGTCTTTGGATCAATTCCGCTCCATCAACAATCACTCGCAtcacaagaagagaaaagtgGGCGATCCAGTACAGGTTGCCAGGGATTCATTATCGGCAATTGCAGGCCCCGATGTCTCCTCGCAGATTCGACACGACAATGAGGCATCGTTGCAGATGGCTGCGTCTGATCCAAATACTATGAAACGTCGGCGGGTATCTAGAGAGTCGCTTCAGAACCCCATGTTCAGCAATATCGATTCTCAATCTGGCCGTGTCGGTATGACTACGTCGCCAATACTAAATAATGCCTACAACAGCATCTCTCAAGTCATGGCTACCAATAATTTTGATAACCAGCTAGCGAGCGCCGCAGTTAGGAAAGCCTCAAGCCAGCAGCAtctacagcagcaacatcaccCGCAGCGATCACCAACACAGCCTCAGAGTCAAAACCAGAACCAGCCGCTTCAGaaccagcaacagccgcaGCAGTTTACGTCTCAGAGACCTCAGCAGCAGAACACGGGGATGCGCCCTCCACCACAACTTCAGCAAGGTGGACACATGCCGCCAGGAGCCGCGAGACCCAGAGGGCCCGGCCAAATGTACGGAAATAGCCCGACGAACATGGCCTCACAAGGCTTTTATCCTCAGACAAGACAGCTACCAGGCCAGCTGGGGCACGTAGCCGGTGGCGGCAGCTTTGCTAGAGGCACGGGCAGCGGCCAAGCATCACAGTTTGGATCTTCCAACATGGCGAGGCAAACCTCGGACGAAGCTCGCGCCGCCAGTTTGTCTCAACAAGCGTCTTTGGCCATCTCGCGGAGTCAGTCGGGACAGCAACAAGCCGCTACGGCTCGTCACCCGTCTTCTGGCTTCACCAACGGCCAGCAAGTTCCCGCAACTTCAGCATCAGCTCCTACGACGTCTAGCCTGAGCCAGTTCCAAACCTTTGCAGAGCACAGCTATCTCGACATGGACTATGGCCTCAACGAGCGTGACGTCCaagatgccgccgctgctttTGGCGACTCCACGCAGCTTGAAGCTGCGCTAGCCGAACCGAatatgagagagaggctgtaCCAGGCCATGGCTAACCGCCAATAGGAAGGTGATTTGTCTTTCTATCCAGCCTGAGAACGGCTATTTACTTAGCCGTCTGCGCATTTGTCATTAtaatgagagagagagtaaaAGAGGAGTAACGCAATGTAGAGGGAACCAGTGGGTTTCGGTTTCCTCTCTGAATTTTTTCCCCtatccagcagcaaaaaagaaaatcgcATTTCGTTTTATGTCTAGGCGTGTAGGAGAACTGGGACGGGTTTTCAAAGGAGTTAAAAGGCAAACtggttttctcttttttttttttttttcacattTCCTTCATCGGAGTTTCGCTTTCCTTTTGCGAAATAGGGCAGATGACACTTATGATGAGACAGTGGATGGATGGTGCTACGATTTGTGCCTTTTCAATGTGAGATGTGTGTACGTTTGGGAAACGATGGGTGCATTCACAGGTGTGAATGGGGTTAATATAAAGTCAGTTggcgctttttttttctgctgatcttttttcttttacctattctttttttacttgtTATGAGTCAAAGCAGGGACAGCGAAGCATGTTGAGTAAAAAAGCTATAGACTATCTATCTATCCCCGTAGGAATACgggcagcaaagaaaacGGAGAATACATACATATGTGAAAAAGTCTacaatatatatatatgtgaAGAGTCTACAATATGTGTGTGAGAGGTTTACTTACAATTCAACTGTCTTTGTAAATCGTACAAATCAAGTCAAACATTTCACATGGAGGGCTCCATTGCATGATTTATTTCAAAATatgtcttttcttcaattttTTTGCAATCAGCGCTGGCCGTACCAGTTGCGCCGAGAGGGTTACAAAATGAGAGTACGCAAAAAatatagagaagaagaaaaaaaagagaaaaccGCTGCTAAGAGACAAAAGTTGGGTAGAAAAACACACAAAAAGGGCTTTAACAGACaggcaagcaagcaaggCAGATAAGATCCATGATACAGACTGCTTAAGTTTCTATGCATGCTGCGACTGAAAGCTGTGCCAATATGCAGGATATTTCCCAGCAAAGACCATTCATTTGATCAAGGCCAAATCTCACACACAAAAAAGAGGATCAAACCAATACAGGAAAAatcaagagagagaaaaaggaaatctTTAGAGGGAAAGAATATGGATAGataagaagagcaa harbors:
- a CDS encoding adenylylsulfate kinase domain-containing protein, with product MATNITWHPSLSRRERNQLRNQRGLTIWLTGLSASGKSTVATALEQHLLHLGLAAYRLDGDNVRFGLNKDLGFSEKDRNENIRRISEVAKLFADASTIAITSFISPYRADRDLARELHAKTEQDGDEPIPFVEVFVDVPLEVAEQRDPKGLYKKARAGEIKEFTGISAPYEEPVNAEITIKTHENTVEECVAQITNWLIAKGYVKSEVKN
- a CDS encoding v-ATPase subunit C domain-containing protein, giving the protein MSSKYALISLPQSAFDSGSRDEAISSLSATITADNGTVLPFAIPDFKIGTLDLLVQQADDLAKLDAACQSVVAKVADSLRTVLNNDEDRMASYKMVNDKPTDHYLRNFSWNKMRYRADKPIAELISTLQKELNTVDNDVKSKFNQYNTVKTNLAALQRRQTGTLATKSLTPIVKPSLLVQDSEYLETHLIAVPTNAKKDFIKSYETLAPMVVPRSSVEVDHDDEFTLFAVVTFKKHSAEFVHKCREQKWTPRQYKYVEGGREEEQRELDRVTNEERKVCGEALRMGRTGWSESVMIWVHVLTLRVFVEAVLRYGLPLDYATALIKTTSKLAPKAKAALDSKYSYLGGNAFGRDKHGRVTKDDAALSSEMAAAGLGTGEGHEYTAFVYYEAEFP